A genomic region of Balaenoptera acutorostrata chromosome 4, mBalAcu1.1, whole genome shotgun sequence contains the following coding sequences:
- the LOC103018834 gene encoding adropin-like, with product MGAAISQGALTAIICNGLLGFLLLLWVILCWACHSRSANIDSLSKSSPNSSPGPCPEKAPLAQKLSREGSYLLQP from the coding sequence ATGGGGGCAGCCATCTCCCAGGGGGCCCTCACTGCCATCATCTGCAACGGCCTCCTAGGCTTCTTGCTGCTGCTCTGGGTCATTCTCTGCTGGGCCTGCCACTCCCGCTCTGCCAACATCGACTCCCTCTCCAAATCCAGTCCCAACTCCAGCCCTGGCCCCTGTCCCGAGAAGGCGCCCCTGGCCCAGAAGCTCAGCCGTGAAGGCAGCTACCTGCTGCAGCCCTGA